The Streptomyces sp. R28 region GCGCCGGCTCCTGTTTCCCCGTAGAAAAGCCGGAAAATGTGAATCAGCGCAGCTCGCTGCGCTGATTTACATTTGGACAAGTAAATGATCTCTTGTGACGCCAACCACATTGAAGTGTGTCAAGTAGGCCTGTTATTGTCGCCCCTAAGAAAACGGAGAATCTCGACGGGGGCGCAGGATGAGATTCAATCTGTTGGGGCATGTCCATGTAATCACTGACGCGGGGCGGCTAATTCCGCTTAAATCCTCGAAAGCGACCCAGCTCCTGGCGTTGCTGCTGCTCAGGCGGCATGAGGTGGTGGGCTCGGGGGTGCTCATCGAGGAACTGTGGGCGGATGATCCGCCGCGCAGCGCCATGACAACACTGCAGACCTACGTCTACCACACCCGCCGACTGCTGGCGGAGCACCAGGTGACAGGCGCGGAACGGGAGTTGGTCCTGACCCGGCCGCCCGGTTACTTCGCCCTGATCGACGACGACGAGCTCGATGTCACGATCGTCGAGCGGCTGATCCGCACGGGCAGCCGACTGCTTGAGGAGAACCGTCCCGAGGAGGCGCTCGCGTCGCTGAACTCGGGACTGGATCTATGGCGCGGCCCGGCGCTGTCCACCGTGCCGTGCGGCCGGGTACTCGAAAGTCATATCGCTCATCTGGAAGAGCTCCGGCTCTTCGGGGTACAGCTCCGCATCGACGCGAATTGGCGGCTGGGCAGGATAGGGCCCATGATTCCGGAGCTGCGGTCCCTGGTAATTTCCCATCCGCTCAACGAGACCCTGCACGCCAAGCTGATGGGAGCCCTCTACCGGGTGGGCAGGCGAGCGGAGGCGCTGGCCTCGTACCGAAATCTCCGGCAGATTCTCTCCGATGAGCTGGGGGTGGACCCGACACCCGAAATCCAGCGCATGCATATGGAGATTCTCAACGGTGATCACGTGCTCGCGTAGGAACCGGCCGGTGAACGCGGTGGAGCCCCTCGCAGCCTGCGAGGGGCTCCACCGCGTTCACGCGCCGCCGGCCGTCAGTAGTTCCCCAGGCCGCCGCAGACGTTCAGCGCCTGCGCGGTGACCGCGGCCGCCCCGTCCCCGATCAGATACGCCACCATCTCCGCCACCTCGGACGGCTGCACATACCGGCCGATCGGGACGCGCGCGGTGATCCGGTCGAAGGCCTCCTCGGTCGACACCTCCCAGATCTCCGAGTAGTGCTCGCGCACGGACGCGGCCATCGGCGTCTCGACGAATCCGGGGCAGACGGCGTTCACCGTGATGCCGGTCCTCGCCAGTTCGAGGCCGAGCGCCTTGCTGAAACCGACCACGCCGTGCTTCGACGCCGAGTACGGCGCGGCGTGCACCACGCCCTGCTTCCCGCCCGTCGAGGCGATGTTGATGATCCGGCCGGTTCCCCGTTCGAGCATGCCGCCGGCCTTCAGGACCTGCTTGGTCACCCGGAACACGCTGGTGAGATTGGTGTCGATCACATCGAGCCAGAGCTCGTCGGCGAGCTCGGCCGTGGCACCGCCGCCGGGCCGGCCCGCGTTGTTCACCAGGACGTCGACCGGACCGTAGCGCTCGACCACCGCCGCCACGAGGGCCTCGATCTCGGCGACCGAGCGGACGTCGCAGGTCCGGCCGTCCGCCTCCACCCCCTCTTCGCGCAGCTCCTTCAGCGTCGTGTGCAGCGCTTCCTCGCCACGCGCGCAGACGAAGACATGCAACCCCTCCTTACCGAGCCGTCGGGCGATCTCCAGCCCGATACCGCTGGTTGCGCCCGTCACCAGTGCGACCTTCGAGCCCTGCGTGGCCATGTGTCCCTCTCCCTGATTCGTGTCCCTCACCTGCCCAGCCTTGGGCGCCGGGCTCGAGCGACGGTCGAAGGGGATTGGGGCGCGGCTGGGACGCGGCGCCGGTGGATCCGGCATCGAGGAGGGCCGTATCGGCCTTCGAGCCGCTTTCGAGCCACGGGGCCGACGATGACGAGGACCACCGGACGAACTCATCGAAGGAGCTGTTCGGATTGAAGCGCAGAGTCGTCATCACGGGCGTCGGCGTCCGCGCCCCGGGCGGGAACGGCACGCGGCAGTTCTGGGAACTGCTCCCCTCGGGGCGGACGGCGACGCGCCGGATCTCGTTCTTCGACCCCTCGCCGTACCGTTCGCAGGTCGCCGCGGAAGCCGATTTCGACCCGGTCGCCGAGGGCTTCGGCCCGCGGGAGCTCGACCGGATGGACCGGGCCTCGCAGTTCGCCGTGGCCTGTGCCCGGGAGGCCGTCACCGCGAGCGGGCTCGAATTCGAAAACCTGGACCCCACCCGGGTCGGGGTCAGCCTCGGCAGCGCCGTGGCCGCCGCGACCAGCCTGGAACGCGAGTATCTGCTGCTGTCGGACTCCGGCCGTGACTGGGAGGTCGACGCCGCCTGGCTGTCCCGGCACATGTTCGACTACCTGGTGCCCAGCGTCATGCCGGCCGAAGTGGCCTGGGCGGTCGGCGCCGAGGGCCCGGTCGCGATGGTCTCCAACGGCTGCACCTCGGGCCTGGACTCCGTGGGCCACGCGGTGCGGCTGATCGAGGAGGGCAGCGCCGACGTGATGGTCGCGGGGGCCGCCGACACCCCGATCACCCCGATCGTCGTCGCGTGCTTCGACGCGATCCGCGCCACGACGTCGCGCAACGACGACCCGGAGCACGCCTCGCGGCCGTTCGACGGCACGCGCGACGGCTTCGTACTGGCAGAGGGAGCCGCGATGTTCGTCCTGGAGGACTACGACAGCGCGCTGGCCCGCGGCGCCCACATCCACGCCGAGATACCGGGGTACGCGACGCGCTGCAACGCGTACCACATGACGGGGCTGAAGGCCGACGGCCGCGAGATGGCCGAGGCCATCCGGGTCGCTCTCGACGAGTCCCGCACGGACGCCACGGACATCGACTACATCAACGCCCACGGCTCCGGCACCCGGCAGAACGACCGGCACGAGACCGCGGCGTACAAGCGCGCGCTCGGCGATCACGCCCGGCGCACCCCGGTCAGCTCCATCAAGTCGATGGTCGGCCACTCGCTCGGCGCGATCGGCTCGCTGGAGATCGCGGCCAGCGTGCTCGCCCTCGAACACGGCGTGGTGCCACCGACCGCGAACCTGCACACCAGCGACCCGGAGTGCGATCTCGACTATGTCCCGCTGGAGGCGCGGGAGCGGAAACTGGGGACGGTCCTCACCGTGGGCAGCGGCTTCGGCGGCTTCCAGAGCGCCATGGTCCTGCGCAGCGCCGAGGCTGCGGGGGCGGTCGCATGAGCATCCACATCACCGGAATCGGCGTCGTCGCACCCAACGGTCTCGGCCTGGAGCAGTACTGGGCGGCCGTGCTGGCCGGCCGCTTCGGCCTCGGCCCGGTCACCCGCTTCGACGTGAGCCGGTACCCGGCCACGCTCGCCGGCCAGATCGACGACTTCCACGCGCCGGACCACGTCCCGGGCCGGGTGCTGCCGCAGACGGACCCCTCCACGCGGCTCGCACTGACCGCCGCGGCCTGGGCGCTCCAGGACGCGAAGGCCGACCCGGAGTCGCTCACCGACTACGACATGGGCGTCGTGACGGCCAACGCCTGCGGCGGATTCGACTTCACGCACCGGGAGTTCCGCAAGCTGTGGACCGAGGGCCCCAAGTCGGTCAGCGTGTACGAGTCCTTCGCGTGGTTCTACGCGGTCAACACCGGCCAGATCTCCATCCGGCACGGCATGCGCGGCCCGAGCAGTGCCCTGGTCGCCGAGCAGGCCGGGGGCCTGGACGCCCTCGCCCACGCCCGCCGCACGATCCGCCGCGGCACCCCGCTGGTGGTCTCCGGCGGGGTCGACTCGGCACTCGACCCATGGGGCTGGGTCTCGCAGCTCGCCGGCGGACGGGTCAGCACCGCCACCGACCCGGCCCGCGCCTATCTGCCCTTCGACGAGCAGGCGGCCGGCTATGTCCCCGGCGAGGGCGGCGCCATCCTCGTCCTGGAGGACAGCACCGCGGCCGAGGCCCGGGGCCGGCACGAGACGTACGGCGAACTCGCGGGCTGTGCCTCGACCTTCGACCCGCCCCCCGGCTCCGGACGGCCCCCGGGCCTGGAGCGCGCGATCCGGCTCGCCCTGACCGACGCCGGGCTCGGCCCCGAGGACGTCGACGTCGTGTTCGCCGACGGCGCGGGCGTACCCGAGCTGGACGCCGCGGAGGCCCGGGCCATCGGCCAGGTGTTCGGCAGCCACGGCGTGCCCGTCACCGTCCCGAAGACGACGACGGGCCGGCTCTACTCCGGCGGCGGACCGCTCGACGTGGTCACCGCCCTGATGTCCCTGCGCGAAGGCGTGATCCCGCCGACCGCGGGTGTGCGCTCCGTACCGCAGGAGTACGGCATCGACCTGGTGCTCGGCGAACCGCGCACCGCGCCCCTGCACACCGCCCTGGTCCTGGCCAGGGGCCGCTGGGGCTTCAACTCGGCGGTCGTCCTGCGCCGTACAGAACCGACCTCGTAGCGACAGACGCCTCAGCGACAGACGCCTTGGCGACACCGAGAACTGGAGACCGCAATGGCAACTCTGCTCACCATCGACGACCTGCGCCGCATCCTCATCGAATGCGCCGGTGAGACCGACGGAACCGACCTGTCCGGCGACATCCTCGACACCCGCTTCGAGACCATCGGCTACGACTCGCTCGCCCTGATGGAGACCGCGGCGCGGCTCGAGAGCCGGTACGACGTGGCCATACCCGACGATGTCGCCGGCCGCGTCGACACCCCTCGTGAGCTGCTCGACCTGGTCAACGGCGCGCTGGCCGAGGCAGCATGAGCCGGCCGGAGGAACACCGGGTGGTCCATACCTTCAGGACCCCGGCCCCGGCGCGACGGCTGTACGAGCTGGTCGCGCGGGCCGAGCTCTGGCCGGCCGTCTTCGAACCCGCGGTGCACGTACGGATCCTGGAGCGCGGCCAGGGCACGGAACGCTTCCAGATCTGGGCGAGCGTGGCCGGACAGGTCAAGACCTGGACGTCCCGTCGGACGCTGGACCCCGACGCCCTGCGGGTCACGTTCCGGCAGGAGCGCACCCAGGCGCCCATCGCCTCGATGGGCGGGAGCTGGGAGTTCCGGGGCGACGGCGACGGGACCGAGGTCGTGCTGACCCACGACTTCGCCGCCGTCGACGAAGCCGCCCTGCCGGGACTGCGCGCGGCGCTGGACACGAACAGCGAGAAGGAGCTGGCCGCGCTGGCCCGGCTCGCGGAGCAGCGACACCCGGTCGAGGAGCTCCTGTTCACGTTCGAGGACACGCTTCAGGTGCCGTCCGCGGACGACGCCTACGCCTTCATCGAGCGCAGCGACCTGTGGCCGGACCGGCTGCCGCACGTGGGCAAGGTGACACTGACCGAGGAGGCGGCGGGCGCCGGTTCCCCCGGCGTCCAGGACATGACCATGGAGACCGTGACCGCCGACGGCAGTACGCACACCACTCGTTCGATCCGCCTCTGTTTCCCCGGCGAGAGCATCGTGTACAAGCAGCTCGTCCCGCCCGCCCTGCTCTCCGGACACAGCGGCGCCTGGCTCTTCGACAAGGGCGACAAGGACACGGTCACCGCCCGCCACACCGTGGCGATCGACCCGACCCGGATCGAGGAGGTCCTGGGCGAGGGCAGGACCGTCGCCGACGCCCGCGCCTATCTGCGTGAGGCGCTCGGCGCTAACAGCCGGGCCACGCTCAGCCACGCGGCCGCCGCCGCGGCTGGGGCTTCCGCTGCCGCTTCCGCTGCCGCTTCCGCTGCCGCCAGGCCGGCGCCGTGACGGCCGCGGTCCATGAGGTCGCCGAGGGGGTCTACGCCTACGAGCAGGCCCCCGGCGGCTGGTGTGTCAGCAACGCGGGCATCGTCGTGGGCGGCGACGGCGCCCTCGTCGTCGACACGCTGTCGACGATCCCGAGGGCGCGGCGGCTGGCCGAGACGGTCGACAAGCTCGCCGCGGGCCCGGGCCGTACCGTGGTCAACACCCACTTCCACGGCGACCACGCGTTCGGCAACCAGGTCTTCCCGCCGGGGACGCAGATCATCGCGCACGAGGACATGCGGACCGCCATGGTGACGACGGGCCTGGCCCTCACCGGGCTCTGGCCGCGGGTCGACTGGGGCGAGATCGAGGTGACGCCGCCGACCGTGACCTTCCGCGACCACCTCACCGTGCACGTCGGCGGGCGACGGACCGAACTGATCCGCGTCGGCCCCGCGCACACCGACCACGACGTGGTGGTCTGGCTGCCCGAGGAGCGGGTGCTGTTCGCGGGGGACATCGTCATGTCGGGCGTCACCCCGTTCGTGCTCTTCGGTTCGGTCTCCGGCACGCTGGCCGCGCTCGACCGGCTGGCGGAGCTGGAGCCCGAGGTGGTCGTCGGCGGGCACGGCCCGGTGGCCGGACCCGAGGTGCTCGACGCCAACCGGGACTATCTGCGCTGGGTCCAGCACCTCGCCGCCGAGGCGGCCGACAGCGGGCTGACGCCGCTGCAGGCCGCCCGCGAGGCGGACCTCGGCGTCTTCGCCGACCTGCTGGACGCGGAGCGCCTCGTCGCGAACCTGCACCGGGCTCACGAGGAGCTGCTGGGCAGGCCCGCGCGCGACGCCATGGAGATCTTCGCGGAGCTGGTCGCCTACAACGGTGGGCGGCTGCCCACCTGCCTCGCCTAAGGAGTCAAAGATGGCCGCCGACCAGGGAATGCTCCGGGACGCCATGGCCCGGGTGCCCGCCGGGGTGGCGCTCGTCACCGCCCACGACCGCGGGGGAGTCCCGCACGGTTTCACCGCCAGCTCGTTCGTGTCCGTCTCGATGGAGCCGCCGCTCGCGCTGGTCTGCCTGGCCCGTACGGCCAACTCCTTCCCGGTGTTCGACAGTTGCGGCGAGTTCGCGGTGAGTGTGCTGCGCGAGGACCACACCGAGCTGGCGATGCGCTTCGCGCGCAAGTCCGCGGACAAGTTCGCGGGCGGGGAGTTCATCCGCACCCCAAGGGGAGCGACCGTGCTCGACGGGGCGCTCGCGGTCGTCGAGTGCACGGTTCACGAGCGCTACCCCGCGGGCGACCACATCATCCTGCTCGGCGAGGTCCAGTCCGTGCACGTCGAGGGGAAAGGGGCGCCGGCGGTCTACGTGGACCGCCGCTTCGCGGCCCTGTGCTCGGGGACGGGCGCCTGCCTGGCCGCCGCCGA contains the following coding sequences:
- a CDS encoding BTAD domain-containing putative transcriptional regulator, coding for MRFNLLGHVHVITDAGRLIPLKSSKATQLLALLLLRRHEVVGSGVLIEELWADDPPRSAMTTLQTYVYHTRRLLAEHQVTGAERELVLTRPPGYFALIDDDELDVTIVERLIRTGSRLLEENRPEEALASLNSGLDLWRGPALSTVPCGRVLESHIAHLEELRLFGVQLRIDANWRLGRIGPMIPELRSLVISHPLNETLHAKLMGALYRVGRRAEALASYRNLRQILSDELGVDPTPEIQRMHMEILNGDHVLA
- a CDS encoding 3-oxoacyl-ACP reductase: MATQGSKVALVTGATSGIGLEIARRLGKEGLHVFVCARGEEALHTTLKELREEGVEADGRTCDVRSVAEIEALVAAVVERYGPVDVLVNNAGRPGGGATAELADELWLDVIDTNLTSVFRVTKQVLKAGGMLERGTGRIINIASTGGKQGVVHAAPYSASKHGVVGFSKALGLELARTGITVNAVCPGFVETPMAASVREHYSEIWEVSTEEAFDRITARVPIGRYVQPSEVAEMVAYLIGDGAAAVTAQALNVCGGLGNY
- a CDS encoding beta-ketoacyl synthase, translating into MGRGWDAAPVDPASRRAVSAFEPLSSHGADDDEDHRTNSSKELFGLKRRVVITGVGVRAPGGNGTRQFWELLPSGRTATRRISFFDPSPYRSQVAAEADFDPVAEGFGPRELDRMDRASQFAVACAREAVTASGLEFENLDPTRVGVSLGSAVAAATSLEREYLLLSDSGRDWEVDAAWLSRHMFDYLVPSVMPAEVAWAVGAEGPVAMVSNGCTSGLDSVGHAVRLIEEGSADVMVAGAADTPITPIVVACFDAIRATTSRNDDPEHASRPFDGTRDGFVLAEGAAMFVLEDYDSALARGAHIHAEIPGYATRCNAYHMTGLKADGREMAEAIRVALDESRTDATDIDYINAHGSGTRQNDRHETAAYKRALGDHARRTPVSSIKSMVGHSLGAIGSLEIAASVLALEHGVVPPTANLHTSDPECDLDYVPLEARERKLGTVLTVGSGFGGFQSAMVLRSAEAAGAVA
- a CDS encoding ketosynthase chain-length factor, which gives rise to MSIHITGIGVVAPNGLGLEQYWAAVLAGRFGLGPVTRFDVSRYPATLAGQIDDFHAPDHVPGRVLPQTDPSTRLALTAAAWALQDAKADPESLTDYDMGVVTANACGGFDFTHREFRKLWTEGPKSVSVYESFAWFYAVNTGQISIRHGMRGPSSALVAEQAGGLDALAHARRTIRRGTPLVVSGGVDSALDPWGWVSQLAGGRVSTATDPARAYLPFDEQAAGYVPGEGGAILVLEDSTAAEARGRHETYGELAGCASTFDPPPGSGRPPGLERAIRLALTDAGLGPEDVDVVFADGAGVPELDAAEARAIGQVFGSHGVPVTVPKTTTGRLYSGGGPLDVVTALMSLREGVIPPTAGVRSVPQEYGIDLVLGEPRTAPLHTALVLARGRWGFNSAVVLRRTEPTS
- a CDS encoding acyl carrier protein encodes the protein MATLLTIDDLRRILIECAGETDGTDLSGDILDTRFETIGYDSLALMETAARLESRYDVAIPDDVAGRVDTPRELLDLVNGALAEAA
- a CDS encoding aromatase/cyclase, producing MSRPEEHRVVHTFRTPAPARRLYELVARAELWPAVFEPAVHVRILERGQGTERFQIWASVAGQVKTWTSRRTLDPDALRVTFRQERTQAPIASMGGSWEFRGDGDGTEVVLTHDFAAVDEAALPGLRAALDTNSEKELAALARLAEQRHPVEELLFTFEDTLQVPSADDAYAFIERSDLWPDRLPHVGKVTLTEEAAGAGSPGVQDMTMETVTADGSTHTTRSIRLCFPGESIVYKQLVPPALLSGHSGAWLFDKGDKDTVTARHTVAIDPTRIEEVLGEGRTVADARAYLREALGANSRATLSHAAAAAAGASAAASAAASAAARPAP
- a CDS encoding MBL fold metallo-hydrolase — its product is MTAAVHEVAEGVYAYEQAPGGWCVSNAGIVVGGDGALVVDTLSTIPRARRLAETVDKLAAGPGRTVVNTHFHGDHAFGNQVFPPGTQIIAHEDMRTAMVTTGLALTGLWPRVDWGEIEVTPPTVTFRDHLTVHVGGRRTELIRVGPAHTDHDVVVWLPEERVLFAGDIVMSGVTPFVLFGSVSGTLAALDRLAELEPEVVVGGHGPVAGPEVLDANRDYLRWVQHLAAEAADSGLTPLQAAREADLGVFADLLDAERLVANLHRAHEELLGRPARDAMEIFAELVAYNGGRLPTCLA
- a CDS encoding flavin reductase family protein, translated to MAADQGMLRDAMARVPAGVALVTAHDRGGVPHGFTASSFVSVSMEPPLALVCLARTANSFPVFDSCGEFAVSVLREDHTELAMRFARKSADKFAGGEFIRTPRGATVLDGALAVVECTVHERYPAGDHIILLGEVQSVHVEGKGAPAVYVDRRFAALCSGTGACLAAAERGAHAHAG